In Syntrophorhabdaceae bacterium, one DNA window encodes the following:
- a CDS encoding TRAP transporter small permease — MRKEKHSACCMPAGIQKGISIEVKISMEGFRKAINKLTRGLCFIGMFFALPLMLITTVDALGRDLFDKPLPGTIELSEYMLSIIILLGAAYTQQVKGHVGVDFLTKRLSSKGKSILGIITTLFAMFIIAIVIWQGFVEGIHEKTVSDMLRVPQRPFRLLVAVGGFLLWLELLLDLLIDIKTLFGSGSND, encoded by the coding sequence ATGCGAAAAGAGAAACATTCAGCTTGTTGCATGCCCGCCGGAATTCAAAAAGGTATAAGCATAGAGGTAAAAATATCCATGGAGGGCTTTAGAAAGGCTATCAATAAATTAACAAGGGGTTTATGCTTTATTGGCATGTTTTTTGCTTTACCCCTTATGCTCATAACAACGGTGGATGCTTTAGGGAGGGATCTTTTTGATAAACCTCTTCCCGGAACAATAGAGCTTTCTGAATATATGCTGTCTATAATAATCCTGCTGGGTGCTGCATACACCCAGCAGGTAAAAGGACACGTGGGCGTTGATTTCCTCACAAAAAGACTTTCTTCTAAAGGCAAATCCATTTTAGGCATTATAACAACCCTTTTTGCCATGTTCATAATAGCCATAGTCATCTGGCAGGGTTTTGTAGAAGGGATACATGAGAAGACCGTATCTGATATGCTAAGGGTTCCCCAGAGACCCTTTAGGTTATTGGTTGCTGTAGGTGGTTTTTTGCTTTGGCTTGAGCTTCTTTTAGACCTTTTAATCGATATAAAAACCCTTTTTGGGAGTGGTTCCAATGATTAG
- a CDS encoding PBP1A family penicillin-binding protein produces MKKGGFFFYLVTLLILSIVFFAVGYAIYIFHDIPSVKVLKDLKNNPISTIYGSNGEIAYLIVPDNRIFVSYNKIPKHVRDAFVAAEDADFFKHGAVDFMGIARAFIKNVMHGRVVQGGSTITQQVIKTLILGPERSISRKIREAILGYKLEHYLTKKEILNLYLNNVYMGHGVYGVEAAAQVYFGKHIQDITRPEAAMLAGLVQAPSRYTPKRYPANARMRFEYVVKQMYEKGFIDAKKRDEMLSAHISIKEDNGVFTNDYFKDFIYQYVEGKYGKGIFSRKGLKIYATVNPTLQKLADDSIKRGLGVYEQRKGDYSVIYSLEKRKWDGFIKNYDKNLKLIKLVKDKTYNLLISERIKEGYSVYIGKEKGVLAMDTFPFSPGDVVKGVYTGKDKRNVHQFNPVKTLNVEGALISLEADTGYVLAMIGGRDFEKSPYNRAVFAKLQSGSAFKPFIYFTALKKGYDLDTVIPDEPKSYPAGGGKSWTPRNYDGKYDGHITVKDAVAYSKNAATVQLLESIGISAVKETLKDLGIDTEIPDNLSIALGSSNLTLLDLVKGFSAFANGGYRIKPIFIKKIEDHEGNVLEENNIEKNRVIEADIAYKMNILLKGPVEYGTAKGASKIGYPVAGKTGTTSNYYDALFIGYSPHIVTGVWVGFDTRTSLGKGESGARLCLPIWMSFMSSAVRRYPPDDFGVSHEIESQVF; encoded by the coding sequence TTGAAAAAAGGAGGCTTTTTTTTCTATCTTGTAACACTTCTTATACTATCGATAGTATTTTTTGCTGTGGGATATGCCATATATATATTCCACGACATACCATCTGTTAAGGTTCTCAAAGACCTTAAAAATAATCCTATATCAACTATATATGGCAGTAATGGCGAGATTGCATATCTCATTGTCCCTGATAACAGGATATTTGTCTCTTATAATAAGATACCTAAGCATGTGAGGGATGCTTTTGTTGCTGCAGAAGATGCAGATTTTTTTAAGCACGGTGCAGTGGATTTTATGGGTATTGCAAGGGCATTTATAAAAAATGTAATGCATGGAAGGGTAGTGCAAGGTGGCAGCACCATAACGCAACAGGTAATCAAGACCCTCATTTTAGGGCCGGAGAGAAGCATATCAAGAAAAATAAGAGAGGCAATCCTTGGCTATAAACTTGAGCATTATCTCACAAAAAAAGAGATATTAAATCTCTATCTTAATAATGTCTATATGGGGCATGGTGTCTATGGTGTTGAGGCAGCAGCACAGGTCTATTTTGGAAAGCATATACAGGATATAACAAGGCCAGAGGCTGCCATGCTTGCAGGGCTTGTTCAAGCACCGTCAAGATATACACCAAAAAGATACCCGGCAAATGCAAGGATGAGATTTGAATATGTGGTTAAACAGATGTACGAAAAAGGTTTTATAGATGCCAAAAAAAGAGACGAGATGTTAAGCGCCCATATATCAATAAAAGAAGATAACGGTGTCTTTACGAATGACTATTTTAAAGATTTTATCTATCAGTATGTAGAGGGAAAATATGGCAAGGGGATCTTTTCAAGAAAAGGACTTAAGATATATGCCACAGTAAACCCTACTTTACAAAAACTGGCAGATGATTCCATTAAGAGAGGGCTTGGTGTCTATGAGCAAAGAAAAGGTGACTATTCGGTTATTTATAGTCTTGAAAAGAGAAAATGGGATGGATTCATAAAAAACTACGATAAAAATCTCAAGCTCATTAAACTTGTTAAAGATAAAACTTATAATCTCCTCATATCAGAGAGGATCAAGGAAGGATACAGTGTTTATATAGGAAAGGAAAAGGGTGTTCTTGCTATGGACACATTTCCTTTTTCTCCAGGTGATGTTGTTAAGGGGGTCTATACAGGAAAGGATAAAAGAAATGTTCACCAGTTTAATCCAGTAAAGACATTGAATGTTGAAGGTGCTTTGATATCCTTAGAGGCAGATACAGGATATGTCCTTGCCATGATCGGTGGAAGGGATTTTGAGAAAAGTCCTTATAATAGGGCAGTTTTTGCAAAACTTCAGTCAGGGAGTGCATTTAAGCCTTTTATATACTTTACGGCACTCAAAAAGGGTTATGATTTAGATACAGTAATTCCAGATGAACCAAAATCATATCCTGCAGGTGGTGGAAAATCCTGGACACCAAGGAATTATGATGGAAAATATGATGGCCATATAACCGTAAAAGATGCAGTGGCTTATTCAAAGAATGCTGCCACAGTTCAGTTACTTGAATCTATTGGGATAAGTGCAGTAAAAGAAACCTTAAAAGATTTGGGCATAGATACTGAAATACCTGATAATCTATCTATAGCCCTTGGTTCATCAAATCTAACCCTTCTTGACCTGGTAAAAGGATTTTCAGCCTTTGCCAACGGAGGATACAGGATAAAGCCAATCTTTATTAAAAAGATAGAAGACCATGAAGGCAATGTCCTTGAGGAGAATAACATAGAAAAGAATAGGGTTATAGAAGCAGATATAGCCTATAAGATGAATATCCTCCTTAAAGGTCCTGTGGAATATGGAACAGCCAAAGGTGCTTCAAAAATAGGGTATCCGGTGGCTGGAAAAACAGGGACAACCAGTAATTATTACGATGCATTATTTATTGGTTATTCGCCCCACATTGTGACAGGTGTTTGGGTTGGATTTGATACAAGGACATCCCTCGGCAAAGGGGAAAGCGGTGCAAGATTATGTCTACCCATATGGATGTCTTTTATGAGTTCTGCTGTAAGGCGCTATCCCCCTGATGATTTTGGCGTAAGCCATGAAATAGAGTCTCAGGTATTCTGA
- a CDS encoding aldehyde dehydrogenase family protein, translating into MAVLPEVNKHYGRLKFFINGEWIESKSEKFFEDTNPATGEIIAQVPIALEEEVDRAIGAAFDAFKKWRNIPFRDRADYINRLRAAFDNNHEELSRILSQDHGRAINDSRGTIDRCIENIESASGAMYSFYKGEYVEQLATGIDCYMSWEPVGVFLILTPGNIPMHAWSSFVPYALACGCTVIVAPSWQCPVASEAMFKVSEQVGFPPGVLNLVHIGTDFHLNNRILSDPRVAGVGFIGSTHVGKQLFELCGKLGKRSSINGNGKNFIVVAPDGDLDSAANYLLRGCFGMSGQRCLGSDNVVVIGDIYDELKEKFLKATKKMKVGYGLDESSEMGPMTTLQNKEKVERFIERGLKEGAKLLLDGRTIKISGFEKGYFLGPTIFEDVDPQMEIAKVESFGPVANLIRAKSLEEAIEWINTTTDYGHSACLITESGKNARKFIRECNVGNVGINAGIPQPYAFFPLGSKRQSFFGAAKSRFDSVRLFLDQKTVTVRWV; encoded by the coding sequence ATGGCAGTATTACCAGAGGTAAATAAACATTACGGCAGACTAAAATTTTTTATAAATGGCGAATGGATTGAGTCAAAATCAGAGAAATTTTTTGAAGATACCAATCCTGCTACAGGTGAGATAATTGCCCAGGTACCCATTGCCCTTGAGGAAGAGGTTGATAGGGCAATAGGTGCTGCATTTGATGCCTTTAAGAAGTGGCGAAATATACCCTTCAGAGACAGGGCAGATTACATAAACAGGTTAAGGGCTGCTTTTGATAATAATCATGAAGAGCTATCAAGGATATTATCTCAGGACCATGGTAGGGCAATCAATGATTCCAGAGGGACAATAGATAGGTGCATTGAGAATATAGAAAGTGCAAGCGGTGCCATGTATAGTTTTTATAAGGGCGAATACGTTGAGCAGCTTGCAACGGGCATAGATTGTTATATGTCCTGGGAGCCCGTGGGTGTGTTTCTTATACTTACGCCAGGAAATATCCCTATGCATGCCTGGTCTTCCTTTGTTCCCTATGCATTGGCTTGCGGTTGCACTGTGATTGTGGCACCAAGCTGGCAATGTCCAGTGGCATCAGAGGCAATGTTTAAGGTTTCAGAACAGGTAGGTTTTCCTCCAGGTGTTCTAAATCTTGTCCACATAGGCACAGATTTTCATCTTAACAATCGAATCTTATCCGATCCAAGAGTGGCAGGTGTTGGTTTTATTGGTTCTACCCATGTAGGTAAACAGTTGTTTGAATTATGTGGAAAATTAGGCAAAAGGTCTTCTATAAACGGCAATGGCAAGAATTTTATTGTTGTGGCTCCTGATGGTGATTTGGACAGCGCTGCTAATTATCTACTAAGAGGTTGTTTTGGTATGTCAGGACAGAGGTGTCTTGGCTCTGACAATGTAGTTGTAATAGGTGATATTTATGATGAATTAAAAGAGAAATTTCTCAAGGCAACAAAAAAGATGAAGGTAGGGTATGGGCTTGATGAATCATCTGAAATGGGACCTATGACGACTCTACAAAATAAGGAAAAGGTGGAAAGATTTATAGAAAGAGGACTTAAAGAGGGTGCAAAACTACTTCTTGATGGCAGGACAATTAAGATTTCTGGTTTTGAGAAGGGATATTTCCTTGGACCAACCATCTTCGAGGATGTGGATCCTCAGATGGAGATCGCAAAAGTGGAATCCTTCGGACCTGTGGCAAATCTCATAAGGGCAAAATCTCTTGAAGAGGCCATTGAATGGATTAATACCACCACAGATTATGGACATTCAGCATGTCTTATCACCGAAAGCGGAAAGAACGCCCGTAAATTTATCCGTGAATGCAATGTAGGAAATGTGGGAATAAACGCAGGTATTCCACAGCCCTATGCCTTTTTCCCTTTGGGTTCTAAGAGGCAGTCATTTTTTGGTGCAGCAAAATCGAGGTTTGATTCGGTGAGATTGTTCCTTGATCAGAAGACAGTAACTGTAAGATGGGTGTGA
- a CDS encoding TRAP transporter large permease — protein sequence MISPITIGILGCVLVVLLLIMGMPIAFLMMFVGFLGIWALTSLEAALPVVAKTMYEVASNYPYTIIPLFILMGGFATTAGITGELYTTFDKWFRKMPGGLGVATITACAGFAAVSGSSVAAAAAMGNIALPEMRKFNYNPRLATGVIAAGGTLSFLIPPSLGFVVYGMLTEQSIGKLLISGIVPGIVLSLAYIFLVIIQVKINPSLAPQTPGSVTFKEKIYALKGIWETVVVFFIVMGGIYLGFINPTEAGAIGATALLIIVLLKRKLTFKGLVAALIEMTRISVMVLFLVAGATVFSYFLALSTIPTAVSSWIASLEISRYLILAIIIGIYFILGCFLDAVSMMVLTLPVIFPVIVALHFHPIWFGVVAVLMMEAGLITPPVGLNVYTLAGIAKDVPMTEIFKGSAPYLLAIIIVAIILTLFPKIVLFLPSLMGR from the coding sequence ATGATTAGTCCAATTACAATAGGTATCCTCGGCTGTGTGCTTGTGGTATTGCTACTTATTATGGGAATGCCCATTGCCTTTCTTATGATGTTTGTAGGTTTTCTCGGGATATGGGCGCTTACATCCCTTGAGGCAGCACTCCCTGTTGTTGCCAAGACCATGTATGAAGTGGCCTCCAACTATCCTTATACCATAATCCCGCTTTTTATACTCATGGGAGGGTTTGCCACCACTGCCGGCATCACAGGAGAACTCTATACAACCTTTGACAAGTGGTTCAGAAAGATGCCGGGCGGTCTGGGTGTTGCAACCATTACTGCCTGTGCAGGTTTTGCAGCAGTGAGTGGTTCTTCTGTGGCTGCAGCAGCGGCCATGGGGAATATTGCCCTTCCAGAGATGAGAAAGTTTAACTATAATCCAAGGCTTGCAACAGGCGTTATTGCTGCAGGAGGGACTTTGAGCTTTCTTATACCTCCAAGCCTTGGCTTTGTAGTATACGGCATGTTGACAGAGCAGTCCATAGGAAAACTCCTTATCTCAGGTATTGTGCCCGGTATCGTATTGTCTTTAGCTTATATATTTCTTGTGATCATACAGGTGAAGATAAATCCTTCCCTTGCACCTCAGACACCAGGCAGTGTGACCTTCAAAGAGAAGATTTATGCCTTAAAGGGCATATGGGAGACAGTGGTGGTGTTTTTTATTGTAATGGGTGGGATATACCTTGGTTTTATAAACCCTACAGAGGCAGGGGCAATAGGTGCAACTGCACTATTGATAATAGTCTTACTTAAGAGAAAACTCACCTTTAAAGGCCTTGTGGCTGCCCTTATTGAAATGACCAGAATATCTGTGATGGTCCTCTTTCTTGTGGCAGGGGCCACGGTTTTCAGTTATTTCCTTGCCCTATCCACCATACCTACGGCAGTTTCCAGCTGGATAGCAAGCCTTGAGATATCCAGATACCTCATACTTGCCATAATAATAGGCATCTATTTCATCCTTGGGTGTTTTCTCGATGCAGTATCTATGATGGTGCTTACGCTTCCTGTTATATTCCCTGTGATAGTGGCGCTTCATTTCCATCCCATATGGTTTGGTGTTGTGGCAGTTCTTATGATGGAGGCAGGTCTTATCACACCCCCTGTTGGTCTCAATGTATATACCCTGGCAGGCATTGCCAAGGATGTCCCCATGACAGAGATATTTAAAGGTTCAGCACCGTATCTATTGGCAATAATTATTGTTGCTATCATACTCACCTTATTTCCCAAGATTGTTCTTTTTCTGCCGAGCCTTATGGGGAGATGA
- the dctP gene encoding TRAP transporter substrate-binding protein DctP, whose translation MCEICEDLSRRNFLKTLLVGGAALGMGAFDAKILHAQTTNIKFSTWHPPIGKEVKTVWTPMLEELKKRSKGNINYTMYAGGALGKGPEHFDIVAKGMSDMGYFTATWTPGRFPLTDVLSLAVWVDGKDLAADIGNAVYNRILKDEFKNVKVIELNGCIQSFIWTKKPVYKMADLKGMKLRSPGGHQTNYIKALGAEPVFMPLGDVYMAMETGTVDGLVTCAPLIQGFKLYEVAKYGTVLTFGCVSEGVVMNMNTWNKLPDDQKKLIDQLCTNPFRTTGGLTREVYKNELMKQITSAGVKLIDLPKAEAEQWYKRFQDVTRAWVKDLEAKKLPARKAVAIMNEECEKRNIQLVACPPEFKKV comes from the coding sequence ATGTGTGAAATATGCGAGGATCTTTCAAGAAGGAATTTTTTAAAGACTCTTCTTGTAGGTGGTGCTGCATTAGGAATGGGTGCTTTTGATGCAAAGATACTCCATGCACAGACTACAAATATCAAATTCAGCACATGGCATCCACCTATAGGCAAAGAGGTCAAAACTGTATGGACACCTATGCTTGAAGAATTGAAAAAGAGGAGTAAGGGCAATATAAACTATACCATGTATGCCGGTGGTGCACTGGGCAAAGGACCTGAGCATTTCGACATTGTTGCAAAAGGTATGTCTGATATGGGTTATTTTACTGCCACATGGACTCCTGGGCGTTTTCCATTAACAGATGTCCTATCCCTTGCAGTGTGGGTTGACGGTAAAGACCTTGCAGCAGATATAGGCAATGCGGTTTATAACAGGATATTAAAGGATGAATTCAAGAACGTTAAGGTAATCGAGCTGAACGGGTGCATCCAGTCTTTTATATGGACAAAGAAACCTGTCTACAAGATGGCAGATCTAAAGGGTATGAAACTCCGTTCACCTGGTGGACATCAGACCAACTACATAAAGGCTCTTGGTGCTGAGCCGGTCTTTATGCCCCTGGGTGATGTATATATGGCTATGGAGACAGGGACTGTAGATGGGCTTGTGACATGTGCACCCCTAATACAGGGATTTAAACTCTATGAGGTGGCAAAATACGGGACAGTCCTTACATTTGGATGTGTTTCTGAAGGCGTTGTCATGAACATGAATACCTGGAATAAGCTCCCAGATGATCAGAAAAAACTTATTGACCAGTTATGCACTAATCCATTCAGGACTACCGGTGGACTTACAAGGGAAGTCTATAAAAATGAACTGATGAAACAGATTACATCTGCTGGCGTTAAACTCATTGACCTTCCCAAGGCAGAGGCAGAGCAGTGGTATAAGAGATTCCAGGATGTAACAAGGGCGTGGGTAAAAGACCTTGAGGCAAAGAAGTTGCCTGCCAGAAAGGCAGTTGCCATAATGAACGAGGAATGCGAAAAGAGAAACATTCAGCTTGTTGCATGCCCGCCGGAATTCAAAAAGGTATAA
- a CDS encoding FAD binding domain-containing protein, with protein MKITFILNGKKVDCDIEKDERLLYTLRERLSIKSVKEGCGIGECGTCTVLIDDEPHYSCLTLTSKVQGHDVKTVEFLSASGNLHPLQEAFIKAGAVQCGYCTPGMLLSAYSLLIKEKEPSVEKIREAISGNLCRCTGYQQIVEAVQSVAVSTDNDKGNKEAINSTAKVHNVNKEDILDVLSGKKGALIIAGGTDLLVKERKDRIPGDYVDISCIDELKGIKENGGNIFIGALTTHAAISKSDIIKKKAGSLAMACGMVGSPQIRNMGTIGGNLVNASPAADSIPPLLIHDALCNLESKEGERLVKLGDFITAPYKTSIAHNEILTYIKITGFEGYREGYVKIAKRAALAIARMSVAWAIKEKEGNFEDVRISIGSCTPMPFRPKDAEDFLKGKDKGDKEIKEAVSMIINGIVEKSGMRPSYRYKLPVLEGVLLRLLRG; from the coding sequence ATGAAGATTACATTCATTCTAAACGGAAAAAAGGTCGATTGCGACATAGAAAAGGATGAGAGGCTTCTCTATACCTTGAGGGAGAGACTTTCTATAAAGAGCGTAAAGGAAGGTTGCGGCATAGGTGAGTGCGGGACGTGCACGGTCTTGATAGATGATGAGCCCCATTATTCTTGTCTTACACTTACATCCAAGGTCCAAGGTCATGATGTAAAGACCGTGGAGTTTTTGAGTGCATCCGGAAACCTCCATCCCCTGCAGGAGGCATTTATAAAGGCAGGTGCTGTCCAGTGTGGATACTGCACACCAGGGATGCTTTTATCTGCCTATAGCCTTTTAATTAAAGAAAAAGAGCCTTCTGTAGAAAAGATAAGAGAGGCTATAAGCGGGAATCTATGTAGATGCACAGGCTATCAGCAGATAGTGGAGGCAGTGCAATCTGTAGCAGTTAGTACCGATAATGATAAAGGAAATAAAGAAGCAATAAACAGTACAGCGAAAGTCCATAACGTAAATAAGGAAGATATATTAGATGTGCTTTCAGGAAAAAAAGGGGCCTTGATTATAGCAGGTGGCACAGACCTTCTCGTAAAGGAGAGAAAAGACAGAATACCAGGTGATTATGTAGATATCTCATGTATTGATGAATTAAAGGGTATAAAAGAAAATGGTGGCAATATTTTTATAGGTGCCCTTACTACTCATGCAGCTATAAGCAAAAGTGATATTATAAAGAAAAAGGCAGGCAGCCTTGCCATGGCATGCGGCATGGTAGGTAGCCCCCAGATAAGGAATATGGGCACTATTGGTGGCAATCTGGTGAACGCATCCCCTGCTGCTGATAGCATCCCGCCTTTACTTATCCACGATGCCTTATGTAACCTTGAATCAAAAGAGGGGGAAAGGCTTGTTAAACTCGGTGATTTTATAACTGCTCCGTATAAAACATCTATTGCCCATAACGAAATCCTAACATATATCAAAATCACAGGTTTTGAAGGCTACAGGGAAGGATACGTAAAGATTGCAAAAAGGGCAGCCCTTGCCATAGCCAGGATGTCTGTGGCATGGGCAATAAAAGAGAAAGAAGGAAATTTTGAAGATGTGAGGATCTCCATAGGTTCATGCACACCCATGCCTTTTAGACCCAAAGATGCAGAGGATTTTCTAAAAGGAAAGGATAAAGGCGATAAGGAAATCAAAGAGGCAGTATCCATGATCATAAATGGTATAGTTGAAAAAAGCGGCATGAGGCCGTCCTATAGATATAAACTCCCTGTTCTTGAAGGTGTGCTTTTGAGATTATTGAGAGGTTAG
- a CDS encoding XRE family transcriptional regulator has product MNIGNKIKELRLSKNLTIKQLAAMAECTPSLISQLERNKTDPSISMLKRIADALQVNIVDFFMKEFEDSDIVTHTHERVDIQLNRWDAKIQSLVKTVRNKKMQPFYTVIKKGGGSHGMYSHDGEEFGYIIQGQMDLILNDKIFTIKEGESFYFSSKIPHNWGNSGDKDVIVLWVITPPTF; this is encoded by the coding sequence ATGAATATAGGCAATAAGATAAAAGAATTAAGGCTTTCAAAAAACCTCACCATAAAACAACTTGCAGCAATGGCAGAATGCACACCATCCTTAATTTCACAGCTTGAAAGGAATAAGACAGATCCCTCCATTTCTATGCTAAAAAGGATAGCCGATGCCCTGCAGGTTAACATCGTAGACTTCTTTATGAAAGAATTTGAGGATTCAGATATAGTTACCCATACACATGAAAGAGTGGATATACAGCTAAATAGATGGGATGCAAAGATTCAATCTCTTGTAAAGACTGTGAGAAATAAAAAGATGCAGCCATTCTACACTGTCATTAAAAAGGGTGGTGGGTCCCATGGCATGTATTCCCATGATGGTGAGGAATTCGGTTATATCATTCAAGGTCAGATGGACTTGATTCTCAATGATAAGATCTTTACCATAAAAGAAGGTGAGAGTTTCTATTTTTCTTCTAAGATACCTCACAATTGGGGCAACAGCGGAGATAAAGATGTGATTGTCCTATGGGTCATAACACCCCCTACTTTTTAA
- a CDS encoding diguanylate cyclase — MKEIEYSVILDNIPFGIMLLNHKNEIRYINKKFIEMFGYERDEIPDGRTWLRKAYPDPAYRHEIIEKWLKDVETDSEEKNNAFILSVTCKDTTIKTVNFIPLKLDNGDYIITCEDINEVYGQANRLFYILNIDPLTGLPNRQSFESQVRQLIEKAKQGKQRGSRSALIFADIDDFEEINHNFGYNAGDEVLIRLAKILKNSLRAGDTAFRFEGDKFVIILKSISMAEAKLAAERIQKTINQSDFVLDYTKHNFNVSMGIIQIDGSMDATTLIANASQTVQRSKKLGRNIISVF; from the coding sequence ATGAAAGAAATAGAATATAGTGTAATCCTCGATAATATCCCCTTTGGAATCATGTTGCTCAACCATAAGAACGAGATTAGATACATTAATAAAAAATTTATCGAGATGTTCGGTTATGAAAGAGATGAAATACCTGATGGCAGGACATGGTTAAGAAAGGCATATCCTGATCCCGCATATAGACATGAGATCATTGAAAAATGGCTAAAGGATGTTGAAACAGATTCTGAAGAGAAAAACAATGCCTTTATATTATCAGTAACATGCAAGGATACAACAATCAAGACAGTAAATTTTATACCTTTAAAACTGGATAATGGTGATTACATTATAACCTGCGAGGATATAAATGAAGTCTACGGCCAGGCAAATAGACTGTTTTATATCTTGAATATAGATCCTTTGACAGGTTTGCCTAATAGACAATCCTTTGAATCACAAGTTAGACAGCTTATAGAAAAGGCAAAACAGGGCAAGCAGAGGGGATCAAGGAGTGCGCTTATTTTTGCCGACATAGATGATTTTGAGGAGATAAATCACAACTTTGGTTATAATGCCGGCGATGAAGTCTTAATAAGACTTGCTAAGATATTAAAAAATAGTTTGAGGGCTGGTGACACAGCCTTCAGATTTGAAGGCGATAAATTTGTGATAATCTTAAAAAGTATAAGCATGGCAGAGGCAAAACTCGCTGCAGAGCGAATACAGAAGACAATAAATCAATCTGACTTTGTCCTTGATTATACAAAACACAATTTTAATGTATCTATGGGTATCATCCAAATTGACGGCTCAATGGATGCCACCACCCTCATAGCAAATGCCTCACAAACAGTTCAGAGGTCTAAAAAGCTTGGCAGGAACATCATAAGCGTATTTTAA
- a CDS encoding metallophosphoesterase produces the protein MIIMIIAPVLTRVLERVGYEGLARMMAYVGYTWMALLFIFFTLHILFDFFRAIIALGGWIFKKDLAFIVHTHRIIFLAAFSISVSVIAYGYYEAGHIKVERMVIFTDKLSRDAGNIKIVQISDLHIGIIVKNNRVKRVVDIIKKEDPDLLVSTGDLIDGKLHKQKNQGNGFKDIKPKLGKFAVLGNHEFYAGIKDSLESLEKEGFVILRGKAITLDGTINIAGIDDPAGKPFNYVEVDESHLLKGLPRDLFTILLKHQPIVDHNALKYFDLQLSGHTHGGQIFPFRYITKIFYTYPSGLVSLAKDKFLYTSRGTGTWGPPIRFLSPPEITIIEIKNRG, from the coding sequence ATGATAATAATGATAATAGCACCTGTTTTAACCCGTGTCCTTGAAAGAGTTGGTTATGAGGGTCTTGCGAGAATGATGGCCTATGTAGGTTATACATGGATGGCATTGTTATTTATATTTTTTACACTCCATATTTTGTTTGATTTTTTCAGAGCCATTATTGCTCTTGGTGGATGGATTTTTAAAAAAGATCTTGCTTTTATTGTCCATACCCATAGAATCATTTTTCTTGCTGCCTTTAGTATCTCTGTTTCAGTAATAGCTTATGGTTATTATGAAGCAGGCCATATAAAGGTAGAAAGAATGGTAATATTTACAGACAAGTTATCGAGGGACGCAGGTAATATCAAGATTGTCCAGATATCAGACCTCCACATAGGGATTATCGTAAAGAACAATAGGGTTAAGAGAGTGGTGGATATCATAAAAAAAGAGGATCCTGATTTATTGGTGTCAACGGGGGATTTGATAGATGGAAAGCTTCACAAACAGAAAAACCAAGGCAATGGGTTCAAGGATATAAAACCAAAGCTTGGAAAATTTGCAGTCCTTGGGAATCATGAGTTTTATGCAGGCATAAAAGATTCTTTAGAATCATTGGAAAAAGAGGGATTTGTTATTCTAAGGGGTAAGGCCATTACATTAGATGGAACAATAAATATTGCAGGTATAGATGACCCTGCTGGAAAGCCTTTTAATTATGTGGAGGTAGATGAATCTCATTTATTGAAAGGTCTGCCAAGGGATTTATTTACAATTTTACTTAAACATCAACCCATTGTGGATCATAATGCTTTAAAATATTTTGACCTCCAACTTTCTGGTCACACCCACGGGGGCCAGATATTTCCTTTTAGATATATAACAAAGATATTTTATACATATCCTTCAGGATTGGTTTCACTGGCAAAAGATAAGTTTCTCTATACAAGCAGGGGAACAGGCACATGGGGTCCTCCTATCAGATTTCTCTCGCCACCGGAGATTACTATAATCGAGATAAAAAATAGAGGCTAA